ATGAAGTTCTCAGCCCACAGAGAGCTATGCAGCAGCCATTTCCTGCCCTGTGTGGTTCAGTTGTACTTCCCCTTATACAGCTGTAAAAGTGGCTGCTGGCTACCATTAGCTCTGGTAGGCAGGGGTTACCACAGCCATGATGATAAAAGCTAAGAAACAAACCCTGTAGCACATTTAAGTGTCTTTTATACTTTTATTTAACAGACTGTCGATTGTGTGACGTATGTAAATGATATTTTGGGGTGTCTTTAACCAGACAACTGGCTGTAGTGCAAGTGCTAGCAGGTAAGCTGTGACGTGTGCTTTAACAGTTATTCTGCTTTTTTGGAACAGGAGCCAATGGGGCGTGATTCTCAGTGAACCACAGATCCACACAGTCAAAGCAAAGCCACCGTGAGTGTGAGTTTAGATTCTCCTTAAAAAGGAAAATCTGACACAAGTATCTACTTATGCCTCAAGGTACCTACTAAACCTTTATGTCATTTTAAAGGAGCAGGACCCAGAAAGCTAGAAACACTGGTTAAtgttaacataaaaacatcagggATATATGGCTGCCTGCTGTAGGCTGTGCTTGTTTGTGTATTTCTATTGGCATGGCCTATTCATTCAATAAACACCTGATCCAGAAATGGTGCATGATTATATTTACAAAGGGGCCAGAACAGCACATCTAGGCGTTAGAAAAACTTTGATCCTGACTATGAAGTGGCTGGAGGCTGAGGTTTATGCTCCCTTCAGccttctcccatctgcaacaagcttctccatgACAACAAGAGCCAGATAACCCAGCCAGAGGTCatcttaaaaaaatgacaaatttaGCTTGAGTAGTATAATAAAGATCGTCTTTAAAGCTGGTCTACTCTGAGTCAAGCAGTCTCTTTAGTCCTTTCATTAAAGCCCATCCTCCCTGTCATTTAGTCTTTCAGACCATTTGTTACCACCCTCCTCTACATCAGCTGAACtctgctccaccaccaccctgtaGACTCTAGTGTCCTGTCCTGTTAGGTGTCACTATTTAGGATACCACCCTGCTTATTTCCAACATTTTATTCTACAGTTTCAATGctattttcctggtgaggacagactgacagcacaGGATCCCCTGCCAACCAGGCCCCCAATTCTTCTAGCTACGCCTCTGGAGAAGTATTGTTTTCCAATATGTTTATATACCTACATTAATCACACtcctttgtcatgtgactgtgttGTGTCTAAAACTCGAAGTTAGTCACTTGGTAAGATCTGTAACATCTTTTCAACAACATGCTGATGacgattctcagtcatccagctcATACTAGTTGAGACGATTAAagcaagaaaactctacaagtccagacaccttgcttcaatcgtcTCATATTATGAGTATCTAGATGAACCCCATTGTCATGCGGTGTCTGCACACTTTACCTTATAAGGCCACTGAGCTGCATCTCAGCAGCAGACGAGTTAAAAATGCAGACAGGTTTGTTCTCCATATATGGATATTGTATGCTGCTGCTACCTGTGACACCTGGAGTTTCATGGTTTCGCTAAAAAAGGACTCACTCCTTTACCTACTCTAGCAAACTAACTGAAATGGAGATAAAAGGAGCAACAGGAACCTTTGTGCTGTGTCAAACAATAAAGTATCTATTGTGATTTTCCTCAAATGGGATTCAATGCAAATGCTGAGGTTGCAGCTAAAGCTGTGTGTCACACCTGGGAAGAGGAGCAGAGTAGGTGGGTCTACTTTTGGAGGTGTGCTTATTTaccacagctcctcctcccaTGAGTCAACCTGCTCTCCTTCCTTATGACCCCTCAGCACTTTGActgctgctgccattttttCTCTGCTGCCTGTTTCCTGCACACATCAGAAGCAAAATGGTGAGTAGTTTTCACAAAAGAACTCAGCAGGGTTCATGTTTCCTGTGTCAGATAACGCCTTCTATGTGATCTGTGTGCCACGCAGGCTTAAAAATGCTGAAGGATTCAAGTGCAATTTCCTCATTTCTACAACAAATCTTAAAGAACATGTGTGACATTAATCCTGTTTGTGTAAAATGTTAGAAGCATAATATTTTCATGTGTTTCTTTGAAAGGAAGGCTTCCTGAGGGTAAAGATAAATTGATGTTGAGGAAAGGGTTTGTTCAAGGTGTGGTTTTGCCTCCAAAATGGAGGGAGCTTTGTTCGAGCTTCAAACTTGTTGAGAGTTTCCCTTGGGGCGGTCTTTCTTGTGCTAACTTGTTCCACAATGACTGGAATGTGACAGAACCAAGGCCTAGGCAGTTCATGGAATGGCAACACTCATAACATGTTACTGCTGGAAGGCTGCTTGAACATTTGCACATTTAAAACGACGTTAGACCTTCTCTCCAAACTTTTAGTTTTGAAGAGCTTCCTGTTTCTACATAATTCAGTTCTGCTTTTTCCCCCGAAAATCAAGTACAagtgaagaacatctgagatTATATGAGAAAAGGCTCTTATTAAAGTGCACATACTGGGGGAGGCATGTATTATTTGCAGAATACTGAAATGTTAGACAACATGTCACAGATGAGAGCAGTCGGACCTTTTTATCTGTGTATGTATTAAACCTATGGTATGATCTTTCCTCACTAGGCATCTGGAGTACAAGTCAGTGATGAGGTGAAGGACATCATCAATGAAATGAGAGTAGTGAAAGCTGATTCGGATCAGAAGGAACGCATACGGTTGGTTGCATTTCAAATCGCAGATGGCTTCATTCAAGTCAAGGAGATTTTTCGGGAAAAAGATCTGAGCGGTGTGGATGATGTTTTCAAGTTCTTCCTGAGCAAGCTAAAGGCTGAGCAGTGCTGCTACTTGCTGTATGATTGCCACTTTGAAACCAAGGAATCAGGCAGGAAAGAAGAACTGGTCTTTGTCCTGTGGTAGGTCCTTTGTATTTCGGTCACTACTATTATTACTTATTATTTAGTGGAGAACGTGCAAAGTGAGACCCTTACGTATGTGTTTCTCTTCATGCCAGGGGTCCTGAAAATGCACCCATTAAACAAAAAATGGTGTACGCCAGCTCAAAAGATGCTCTTAAGAAGGTTCTGTCAGGTATGTACTTGTTTACTTTTTATCCTTCCACGAATGCGTTTTCTGTACAATGATTCAAATGTATATGCTGCTTGCTATTACATCTGTGCCTCTGTGCACTTATTTTAGATGGGATTGAATTACGTAATATTAACAATATTTATTTCATGCTAAGTTTTGTTTCTCTTCTACAGGTATCAAACATGAGCTGCAGATGAATGACCTGTCTGATTATGGAACCAGGGAGAATTTTGCAGAGAGAGTGGGAAAAGGTGTGATCAAGGTCGAGGGCCACAGCTGCAATTCTTAAAATTGAACAGAGGCCGCAAACGCAGCACCTTTCCACTGTTTCATAACAAGGTACACTGAAAGGGACTTGAGAGGATGGTGGCGAAGTTTCCAAAttgactttgttttttctttccaatTGGGTCAACAAAGCTTTAACAGAAGGGCTGGGCTCTGAATAGGATTAGATTCCTGTTGCACCAGCTTCCAGCGTCTTAGCCCTTCTACACGGTCCAGTCATACCAGTTTGGCTGTAAATCTATTCAAAtgtaattttactttttttttttttggaaatacATTTATAAGTGCCACCTGTCTGTaacatcagatttttttttatgtatatacacacactgaaaacatgtaTCCCGTATCCACCATTTGTCTTCCTTTGGTTATCAGCTACTAGTGCCTCGTTCACTGTATAAAACCTGAGTTTACTGTAGGTCAACATAGTTGTTTTTCCTTGACTGTTACACTTTGATGGAAACCCTAATAGATGCAATACAAAAAAGGACAAATTTCAACAAAAATTGCAGCAGTTATTGCACGGTTGAGCATTGTCAGAAATAAATTCAgtgcaaatgtgtgtatgtgtgttttctgtctgtaaaaaGCTATTTGATtacaaaggcttttttttttttttttaaatcatcaacATTGTCGTTATTTGCTATTTCTAAGTCATCAAGAATCACAGAGTAACCAGGGGAACAAAATGTGGACTGGGGACAAGGCAATTATTCCTAACCTGCAGCTAATAACCAGTAATAATTCACTTTAATACTGGATACTgttttcttgtctgtgtgctggAAACAAAACTAGGCATGCCACTGGTTAATGTTAACTTAACAAATTAGCTGCAAGCTGCAGCATCAGCTCTGTTTTCTTCTATGGTGCTCACAAGAGTGGACACATATTCTGTTCCATTCACACTGTGGTTAATCAAGATTCAACAGACTTATTTGTCACATCATGTAAACATGAGGAAAGAGACAAAGCAGTCTGGTCACAGTACTGCAGCATAAGTCACATTTacaatcatttaaaaataaaagaaataaaactacTACCCTATCCacgggtgagaggtggggtacaccctggacaagtCACCAGCCCATCGCAGGGCAACTACTAAAGTCCTAGAAACCTGAATCCTACAGTGATGAGGGGTGAGCCGCTCATGAGTCTCACAGCATCTGGGAAGAAGCTATTTTTCAGTCTGGTGGTACTCGCCCAGAGTACACAGCCTCCTTCCTGAGGGGAGGGTGGACATGGACATGCTGCATCCAGTGGTCCTCTGTGCAGATCTTACCCACCGCTCAAGTGCCTGCTTCTCTGCCACTGAATAGCTGCAGTAATGGATGAAGTCGGTGCACTCTCCACCCCACCTGTTAAAGGAGCTAAGTGTCTTAGTGCCTAATCCCGCTCTCTTTAGTTTCTCAGGGAGGACAGCTGTTGGAGAGCCTTACTGGTGATGCTCCTGGTGTCCAGCCAGGTCAGTTTATTGGACAGATGCACCCTGAGATATTTCAGGCTGTTCACCGTCTCCGCAGCTGTGCCGTTGTTGGCTGTTCTTCTTGCACCAGAGTCCCAGTCCATCTACCTTCTGTCTGTACACTGACTAATCACAACTGTTGATGCATCCACTGTTGTATCGTCTGCAAACTTCACTGCGAGGTTGCTGTCATAGTGACCTCTGCAGTTATATTTGGTCATTTTGACCCGGTTTACAGTTTGTCTACGCTTCCTTGTTTCTGCTGTATCAAAAATCACAGACTTGTTCAAACCAGGAAGCCATTAGGATATTTGTGCCGAAGCACATAGAAACATTCCGACTGACACACCTGAGGGCTGTTCTTCTGATTCAAGCCTAATAAGGCACAACACCAACCTAAAGGCAGGGCCTCCTCCTTCTACATCTCATTCCGTCTCTTTGCCATCCAGATTTAAGGAAGCTTGCTCTCACCCCACCCTTCACAAAAGCGATGCCTACAATCTTTTCATACAgttcaaagtaaaaaaagaaaaaagaaacttcCCTCTGTAGGACAGATTTAGATGCCTTTCCTTAAAAACACAATTCCCTGGTGTCCATCTGCAACTTAAATTAAAACCATACCAGAGCTTCTCAGTAAAATGTGTAACTCTGCAATGAGGATATGTGGCAACGCATCCTGCCTGAAAGCAAGACTGCTCTTTGCCGAGTTGTGACATGTTTTCCAAACAGCTTTTCATGCTGGCAGGATGTAGTAGTCCTGAAACAACTGTACAGGTTTTACTTAGGCTGCAATCACAAACACTCAACACAACTGCATAGTGCTACACACTGTAGTTTATTCATTCATACAAATTCATTtcgacatgtgtgtgtgtatgttactgGCAGCCAGCTACAGAGGAAGGCAGGCCCTAAAAGGTATTGCATCCATGAACCATAAAATGTTCCCTCATTCAACCACATAGAAAAGACATACAAAGTAATAATTGCACAGGTTGAAGTACGTCTGACGTACATTCGGTTTCCCTTTTAACACTGAACTATGAGGAAATGTTTGGAATATAAGGCAAGGGGATAAATAACTTCTGACACAGCCAGAATCGTTGATGGAATGTGGGCTTCAGTAAAGATTGCAACAGGATACTCTCCTCTAATCTTTGAAATGTTCGGCATATCAAATATTTGATTCCTACAGTTGCAACAAATGCAATCAACTACAGTACAAGAAAGAAATTATTTTGGAATGCATAACTATGGTAATCATAAGGCATAtttggcagttttttttgtaGTGTCCACAGTGGACTTCCTCTCAGACGGATGTCCCTTCCTTCAGTTCCACATACTCTCCCttgaaacaggaaaaaaaaaaacaattacgAGTCAAAACAGACAAGCACACCAAAAACAATCAGAGCTGAGGTGTGTGTTGGCAGAACTGTCTCACCTTGCCGTCCAGGTGCTCCTGTAGTGTTCTCACCGTATCTCTCTCTTTGGTCAGCTGCTCCTGACTGGCTTTAAGAAGCTGCTGGAGCTTGGTGGCTGCCTGGCCCAGATCTTTGGACAGTTTCTTCTCCTTTTCCAGGCGCTCCTGTCACAACAGCAGGAGCAAACTTCCAACTTCAGAAAGTGGCGAATTGAATATACCATCTTGCAAGTTGTGGAATAATTGCATGAAATGAGTTAAATGAGTTTGCTCATGgtgtattattttgaaaatctaccagATTCTGGTTGTTGTTAGTGCAAATAACCAGCTCCAAAATAAAACCAGCACATAGCTACGCTTCTGGGACGCTTCTGAAACGCTTCTGAAACGCTTCTGAAACGCGCTGCTACCTGCCTGGTGTAAATACTCTCGTTGACTAAAATGGAATCATTTTACAGCAGCTTACAATACACTTCTGTTACGCAGCCAGTGTATATCCGGCTTTACACATAATCAACCTTAAATTAACTATGTGTTAAAAGGTCTATGTAAGGCTCACATTGTACAATATTTATGTCTGGTGGACATTAGATGATGTAACCTTCACAAACCTTAAGCTGAGCTACATCTTCAGTTTCAGACTGGGGAGAAAGGTCCAACTGGGCCTGAAGTTCTGCTATAGTTTTCTGTGCCTGGAGGTCGACAACAAACACTGATGTTATCCACCATGGTGtgacacaagcacaaagaaagcaagaagaACGTCCGCTACCTGCTCAAACTCTTCTGagagctgctgcctctgatcgGCCTCCCCGTGCAGCTTCTCCGTCGCCTGACTCAACTCGTTCCGGACCTGATGGCAGACAAATACAAACGTATCCACTATAAATACACACGGATAAAACAGAAGCGCATAGCAGGTGTGTATGCAAACATTCTTGTGTCCAAGCAGCAGCACtgggcacacacatgcacagaagctGTTTGACCTGTGCACAGTGAGTTAGTTTCCTCTCACACAATTTcaggtgaaaaacaaaaagtttctAGGTTAAGAACTGTACAAACAAACATctgaaaacagagcagaggtgagcATGCTGACGAAGCGGAGAGAAACAGCAGAGTTAGATCCACTCAGTCAATGCAAACACTGGTTAGCATAAACGGATGCTCTGTCAGAGGAATACTGGACAGACTGGAAATTCTGCACTTAAGTCATCGGACTCTCAGTATCCGTGTTCTGTGGGCACATCCTTCATTCAGAACACAGGGTATAGATAGACCAGATCTGCTGCTGTTACACCAAATCACCTTACtatttatatgttttttctAATAAATTGAACTTGTGAggtaaataaaatcaaacaaattATAACAAATAAGCACTGTCCAGTATtctctgacaggaagtgaagggTGCCTTGTGACCTTTGCACCCTGACCTGACTGGGTTGAGCCTCAGCTGGGCCATTCTGCTCACGCTGGGCCCGCATCGTGATCTCGCCCAGCTGCTCTCTGACCTGAAACAGGAAGCCGTCGCTAGTCACTGGTTATGCAAGTGCCAGCTGTGAAtccctttgtgtgtgcatgtcattGACACCTTGTCTATCTGGTTGTGTGGGCAAGGGAAGGATTTCCAACAAATTCCTTAATATACGACAcctcataaaaaacacaaaaaaaacacacacacacttccctcccTGTTGCCTTGTCACATGAATGTGAGCATATCATTGACGGGAAGATTGAAAAGCAGGTTATGTTACCTGTTCAAGCTCCTCCTTGTGTGCCTGGGCCTCCTTCTGGACCGCATCCAGCTGGCTCTGACTCgctgacagctgctgcttcagctgaaTACAAAGTACAGCATAAAAAAGAACAGATGTTAAATAAGTAttgttttaaacacaacacGAGAAGTGGAATGACGATAGGTGAATACTTTGTATTATATTGCATATGGTCGTTCTGTATATTCTCCGCCAATCCTAAATATTAaactttaataaaaataaaatctaagaGGAAATACATTAATACATGAATCAATAATTATGAATTTAAACATGAATTATTTCTATTatggattaaaaaaatcaacatgaTTTACTGCATTATATTtgcacataaaaatacatttgcagTGAGGCTGCCGCAGACATAAGCTGCTTGTTTACCTGCTCAGTCTCCTCTGAGGTCCCCTGGTTGTCTGCCTGCTTCTCCAGCTGAGCTTCGAGAAGCATAATCTGCTCCTTCATCTgcgcagaaaaaaaggaaatatttcAACATAACAGCTGACCCCAGGAAGTCATAAACTGAGAGCAGACATCCCCACCTGGTCTACACTTTGGGTTTCTGCTTCCAGCTTGCTGACTTTCTGCAAAGCCTGGTAGAGTGGCAGCAGAGGATAGTTGAAATTAGCAAACTTAAAAGTGGTGGAGAAAAAGCTGCAGTGATGATAATATAGGTCACCTCCTTCACTTGTTCCTCTGAGTTAGCCATCTTGGACTTCCacacctgctcttcctcctctacaCTCTTCTGCAGATGTTTCAGCATTCCTTCCTGGAAGGGAACAGGCATGTGTATAATTAAACCCTGTGAACCTACAATATTCCACACTCGTATGATTTTGAGTCGCTTACTGTTTCAGCCAGGACGGTCCTGTACTGTTCACACTCAGTCTGCAGGGTTGCATgactctcctctgcctcctttagtttCTCGAGCAACTCCTGAAACAGAACACATTCAGAACTTTTTCCGCCAGACTAATTCAAAACAGTATGTGGTAACAAATAAAACTGTGGCTTACTGGCAATGCTGTGCTTGACTGAGACTCCTGGCTCTGCTGGCTGAGAGCCTCCTGAGCTTTCTGGGTAAATACTTGTAACCAGCTGGGCTAAATTGGGATAAAAGAAACCAAATATAAATCTTGTACACATTAATTTTTAGaaccaggttaaaaaaaaaaaccttttctcACTTGCTCTGTCTCAACTGGTATCTGTGGGAAGAGTGTCTGAAGAGTTTCTTTGGTTTCAGCCTGAAAAGCTGCCAGCTGTGTCATGGTGTTCTGAAATGGATGACATAAATCAATGCAGTGACTAACAGCAGATTGCTCTCAATTGATAAAGCACTAGTGTGTAAATAAGCTCTTACTGCATCAGCAGCCGTCTTCTCTTTTGCTGCTCTAAGCTCCTCTTGTAGTGATGTGACAAGGGCGTCCTTTTCAGTCAGACTACAAACACCCCAAATAGACAAGAGAGAGATCTTAATGACAAATGTCAAACTCATTTACTGTGCATGCCGCTCAAACAGCCAGTGCCTCCATTAGTGCGTGGGCGGAGCTTATTACCTGGTCTGTAGTAGTGTGAGCTCTGTGGAGCTGTCGGGCTGCTGAAACAAAAAGGAGATGCAAATAAGTCACagctattttatttatatttgttctgcAGGGCAGCTCAGAGAGTAGAATCATTAGGAGCAATGCTTACTGGTGTGCTCTTGAGCTGCACCATCTCCCCCTTGAGGTTTGTGAGTTCATCCTGTAGTGATGAGATCATGCTGGCATCCTcactttaaagaaaaacacaatttgtCGTGAATGGTCGGAAAACCAACAAAGACTCTGTACTGCAGATTGTTAGTAAAAAGTAGCATACCTCTTGTTTCTTTGCTCAAGCTCAGCAATAGTGTTTTCCTGTTGGAACAGCAGAATATATATGATTAATATTGATGTAATGATGTACACTCAACTATGAAGAAGTAGCAGATGCTTGCTACACTCACAGCAGCATCCTGCTTTGTTTGCAGTTGCTTTAGTTCCTCCTGAAGTGTGTTCAACTGGCTGTCTTTTTCCTGAAGGCTATAAAGAAGGAAAAGTATGttaatcaataaatcaaacaGCTCAGTATCCGGTCTTAAATCTGGAATGAGGAAGATCATAAAATGTACCTTAGCTTTAGTTGTTCCAGTTCTGCAGCATTTGCCTGCTGAATTGGAAGATGATACACAATGTTTGAAATGCAGCTATGCATCATTCAGTTTTCAGTTTCAGCTCTGAAAATGTTTTACCTGTTTGTCCTCGTCATCCTTTTTGTTCTGACTGGCCTCCAGCAGTGAGTTAATGGAGGCGACCTGCTGTTCAAGCTGGGTCttctctgcctgtgtctctcCCAGCTGGGCAGTGAGAGTTTCCACCTGAGTGGAGCGCTCCCTGATTTCAGCCTCCAAACTGCCAATACGCACCTGAAACTCTGCAGGAACAAACCACAACATTTACAACTTGGCATAAATTATTAGCATGTTTTAGtatacacattttaaataaaaacccTCTGACTTTAACATCTGATATTAAGACTTTGTTCCTGACCTGAAAGCGTGCCGCTGTCCTGTTGGGCCTTGTCCAGAGTGGCCTGCAGGCTGCTGTTCCGGCTCTGTGCTGTTCTGAGCTCCTCACACACCTCCTCCAATCTCCTCTGCAATTTCTGTTCAGCTTCTGAATGGCCGGCCTGAGAAAGAAATTGATCGAATACATGaaaacagcagagggcagcaaagATCCACTCAAGTTTAGTACTTAAAAAGCCTTATCTCATTTGGTAAAAGAAGTGCATGTAGGAAACGTGCCATTACtcttacaaaagaaaaaaagtggaatTTTCACAGATAATTCACTAATTACTGCAAACACAGTAAACACCTTTTGTCACAATGGCAAACATTTCTTTTTAGAGAAATGTCTATTAGCAATTGCTTTGAAGTTCAGGGGCACCTGGCACACGCTGATAATTGTTGCAAtccagccacaaaaacatctttcAAAAATGATCAGAACATGCTTATTGACTTGTGGCCTTAGCCATTGCATAACATGTTCAAAGACCTTAAACTTCTGGGAGGCATGTGAGTAAATGATTAAACTATACACATGCTTGACTGTCAGAAGTGCTGACTCACTTGCTCCACATTACCTATAATAGTCCAGACCAACAGCATTCCATTAGTGAGAGACTGTGTGGGCTGATGGGACGTGAGAACAACTAATTCAAAAAGCAAGACTGAGAGTTGTACTTCCTATCACATGTTGTAAACGGCATCAGACTCTTTTGGTTTATTTACAGCCACTTACAGAAGGATTGAGAGGATAGATGCCTGGACCTGCACACATTCCAGCTGATGCCGAGAAGCGTTTACCCTGCAGCACCATTACTTTATGGCTGCATTCCAGTCTAGCCCTGGGCTCTATCATTACATTACAATTAAACGTGCCATAACATTAAAGAGTCTGGGTGATAGATGGGGAAAGATCTACTGGCTGCtggatcagaaaaaaaaaaaaagattttttaaaattatctAGAACATGTGGTCTTGTGTGGAAAGTTGATCATGTCTGAAGTAATTCATCATAAAGATTATGTTCTCAGAGGAAGGGCCAACCTGCTGCAGTGAGAGCTGCTTCTCAGTAGCGGAGACTTTGGCCTCCAGACCTTTCCTGATGTGCTCATCAGCAAGCAGactttctgtcttctctccaaGTTCCTTGGTTAACTTGGTGCATTCCTGGCGCAGCTTGGCCAGCTCTGCATTTTGTCTGGGAGCAaaaagcaagagagagagagtaagacaAACGTACTCCAATGTACCTCTGAATTTGTgacaattaaaatgaaaataaggtCAAATGTCTGTCATTATTAGTAGTGTTATTGTGTCGCTGATTGGGACTCACTTGCTCTCAGCTTGACTGGTAGCTTGGTTGAGAGCATCACGGAGAATGGAGTTCTCCTGTTGAAGACGAGCAAGCTGGGCACTGGGGCCTTTTtccagctggtcctgcaggctCAGGAT
This Parambassis ranga chromosome 15, fParRan2.1, whole genome shotgun sequence DNA region includes the following protein-coding sequences:
- the cfl1l gene encoding non-muscle cofilin 1-like gives rise to the protein MASGVQVSDEVKDIINEMRVVKADSDQKERIRLVAFQIADGFIQVKEIFREKDLSGVDDVFKFFLSKLKAEQCCYLLYDCHFETKESGRKEELVFVLWGPENAPIKQKMVYASSKDALKKVLSGIKHELQMNDLSDYGTRENFAERVGKGVIKVEGHSCNS